In the genome of Halodesulfovibrio sp. MK-HDV, the window GTTTTCTGACATCTCTACAGCGCAAGTCCGTTCAACAGCAGAACGAACAATCGTTACAAGCTCGCTGCGCCAGTTATTGAAGATGTTGGAGCACTGTCCCTGAATGGCACCAAGAACACCGGATACGGAATCCGCATGTTGCTGCTGCAATGCTGCAAGCTCTTCCTGAGCCTGCTGACAGCCATGCTCGTAGCCTTCCTGATGTGCTTTTTCTTTAATCCATGCTGCTTCTTCACGCGCTTTAGCAAGAATGCTTGAAGCACGTTCGGCTGCACGCTCACGAACCCGCTGCATGTAGGCAGCTTCTGTGGCGTCATCCCACTGCTGGGAACGTGAACCTTCCACGCCTTCCAGAGTGTGCTCGTTAGAAGCACCGGGACCGGTGAAAATGGTACCCCACGCAGCCACACCTTTCGGTGCAGCTGTGTCGGATAAAATATTGCCAGAGATAATGTTAGATGAAGACATCGTTGCCTCCGCGTCCGATGGCTATGCGTCCTTCCATTTCGAGGCGGCGTACAATCTTTACAATTGTCTGCTGTGAACCCTCTACGTCGGAAAGCTTTGTAGGTCCCATGATCTCCAAATCTTCCCGTATCATGGTTGCCGCACGCTCGGACATGTTGCTGAAGAATACGTCCTGCATATCGTCGGAAGCACCTTTGAGCGCCATAGTCATATCCTCGTTGGATACTTCTTTCAGCAGCTCGCGGATACCACGACCGTCCAGTGTTGCCACGTCTTCGAATACGAACATGAGGTTTCGAATGTCTTCTGCCATCTGTACAGATTCTTCTTCGATCTCTGCGAGTACTTCTTCTTCGGTAGCACGATCCACTGCGTTGAGGATTTCCGCAACAGCAGCAACGCCGCCCACTTTCTTGCCTTCTTTGCCACCCATTGCAATGAGCTGGCTCTGCAACACTTTGTCTACTGCCATAAGCATATCTTCCGGTACTGCTTCAAGACGGGCAAGACGCATAAGCACTTCTGGTCTGATTCCGGCAGGGAGCATCTGAATAAGTTCTGCTGCCTGATCTGAATGCAGGTGACCAAGAATAAGTGCCAATGTCTGCGGGTGTTCGTTACGCAGGATCTGAGCAAGAATACGAGGACTTACGTTTTCAAGTTCACGGAACGGTGCCGGACCATTATCCAGCTCCAGTGTATCCATAATGTATTTGGCGGTTTCACTATCAAGGTTTTTCAGGAGCATACGACGGGTGGCTTCTTCACCACCGGAAATCATCTCTTTGCCCGCGATCATTGAATGGTGAAACTCACGTAAAATGTCTTCAACATCTTCTTTAGGAACTGTGTCCAGTTCCATCATGGCTTTTGAAATTTGAGCAATGTCTGCACGGTCGAGACGTTTAAACGTCTCGGCGGTGAACTTGTCTCCCATCGCCAGGAGTAATACGGCGGTTTTTTCCGCGCCTTTAAGCTGAGTGGCCAACTTTCTGCCCTCCGGTATCTTTAAGCCAAGACTTCAAGATGCCTACAGCCTGTTCCATGTTCTGTTCGGAAATCTGTAATGCATGCGCCTTAATGTCTTCAATCTTCTTCAGTGCATCCAATGCATCAATCTCTTCTTCACCTTCAATAAGCGCTATGCGCTCTTCGCCCATTGGAAGTCCTTCAAGACCTTCCATAACCTCGCCTGCTTCAACCTTAGGTCGAATAAGTGCGAGAATAACCGGACGAACAATAAGGAGGAGGAAGAGGAAAACGAGTACTGCGTTAAGAATCGGCTTACCCATGCGCATTGCATAGTCACCGATTACTTCTGCAAGACTGCGTTCGCGTTCTACATTCAGTTCACCGAAAGCGATACAGGAAACTTCGATGGCGTCACCACGAGCTGTTTCAAAACCTACCGCGTTGGAAACCAACTCTTTGATGCGAGTCATTTCTTCTTCGGTGCGCGGTGTAAATACCATCTCACCAGTTTCTGCATTTGCTGCGTACATACCGTCAACTACAACCGCAATACTGAGACGATCCACCTGACCCACAGGGGTTATGATGTTCTGCTCTTCTTTGTTGATTTCGTAGTTGAGCGTAGATGTTTCACGAGTAGAATCCTGCTGGCTTATACTACCGCCAACGCCGTCACCCCTGAAATTTGCATCGGGAGTTCCCGCTTCAAGGTTAGCGGTACCGCGAGTTGTTTCTTCGCTTTTCTGCTCGGAACGGATAACGGCACTGTCTGGATCGTATAATTCTTTACGGATAGTACGCTGATTGAAATCAAGGTCTGCGTTAACTTTCGCAATAACCTTACCTGCGCCGATGATAGGATACAAAAGTTCCTGAATGCGCATTTCCAGATTTCGCTGGATGGTCTGTTTATGGTCGAACTGTGTTGATGTCATACCCTCGATGGAAGTTTCATCTTCAGGGTGATACAGCACAGTGCCCTTTGTATCCGCGATGGATACGCGACCTTTTTCCAGACCTTCAACAGACATGGTCATGAGGTTAACGATTGCCGTAACATCTTTATTTGACATTTTTTGCCCCTCTGCGAGGGTCAAAACAACAGAAGCAGACGGTGGCAGCTCTTCCTCAATGAACAAGCTTTTCTGAGGGATCACCAGATGCACACGGGCTGATTCTACCGCAGGAAATTCCGTAATGGTACGGCTCAATTCACCCTGAAGTGCGCGCTGGTAGTTAATTTTCTGTACAAATTCTGTCTGCCCGACTTTTACTTCATCAAAGACTTCGAAGCCAATGCCCTGTCCAGTTAAACCACCTTCACCGGCGATCTTAATACGCATGTCGTATACTTTATCTGCTGACACAAGAATGGTGGAGCCGTTGTTTTCCAGACTGTAAGGAACTTTTTCAGCCTGCAAAACTTTAACGATTCTATTCGCATCCTCAAGAGCAAGATTAGAGTACAGCAACTGCATGTCCGGCTTATTCAGCCAGAACAACAACGCGAAAAACACGCCGAGTACAGTAAGCGCAAGACCACCGATAAATACCCGTTGCGAGAGGGTAATACTCGACCAGAAATTTTTTGTGCGATCGACAGCATCGTTTAACATGGGGGACATTATTTACTCCGAAAAATACAGTTAATAAATGGCGATATAACAGTATGAATTAGAACTGCATTTTGCTGATTTCGTTGTAAGCATTAAGAACCTTGTTACGTACGGCGGACGTAAGGTTCATAGCTACACTTGCTTTTTGC includes:
- a CDS encoding FliH/SctL family protein produces the protein MSSSNIISGNILSDTAAPKGVAAWGTIFTGPGASNEHTLEGVEGSRSQQWDDATEAAYMQRVRERAAERASSILAKAREEAAWIKEKAHQEGYEHGCQQAQEELAALQQQHADSVSGVLGAIQGQCSNIFNNWRSELVTIVRSAVERTCAVEMSENRQASLEKLFAEAVQVLDERRQLIITVHPDDEKMITGIIQNAQNHYSGLEAWSVKSDPTIVAGGILVESRDGMVDNTIVSRKQAVNEILDQLVIPEDQI
- the fliG gene encoding flagellar motor switch protein FliG gives rise to the protein MGDKFTAETFKRLDRADIAQISKAMMELDTVPKEDVEDILREFHHSMIAGKEMISGGEEATRRMLLKNLDSETAKYIMDTLELDNGPAPFRELENVSPRILAQILRNEHPQTLALILGHLHSDQAAELIQMLPAGIRPEVLMRLARLEAVPEDMLMAVDKVLQSQLIAMGGKEGKKVGGVAAVAEILNAVDRATEEEVLAEIEEESVQMAEDIRNLMFVFEDVATLDGRGIRELLKEVSNEDMTMALKGASDDMQDVFFSNMSERAATMIREDLEIMGPTKLSDVEGSQQTIVKIVRRLEMEGRIAIGRGGNDVFI
- the fliF gene encoding flagellar basal-body MS-ring/collar protein FliF, giving the protein MSPMLNDAVDRTKNFWSSITLSQRVFIGGLALTVLGVFFALLFWLNKPDMQLLYSNLALEDANRIVKVLQAEKVPYSLENNGSTILVSADKVYDMRIKIAGEGGLTGQGIGFEVFDEVKVGQTEFVQKINYQRALQGELSRTITEFPAVESARVHLVIPQKSLFIEEELPPSASVVLTLAEGQKMSNKDVTAIVNLMTMSVEGLEKGRVSIADTKGTVLYHPEDETSIEGMTSTQFDHKQTIQRNLEMRIQELLYPIIGAGKVIAKVNADLDFNQRTIRKELYDPDSAVIRSEQKSEETTRGTANLEAGTPDANFRGDGVGGSISQQDSTRETSTLNYEINKEEQNIITPVGQVDRLSIAVVVDGMYAANAETGEMVFTPRTEEEMTRIKELVSNAVGFETARGDAIEVSCIAFGELNVERERSLAEVIGDYAMRMGKPILNAVLVFLFLLLIVRPVILALIRPKVEAGEVMEGLEGLPMGEERIALIEGEEEIDALDALKKIEDIKAHALQISEQNMEQAVGILKSWLKDTGGQKVGHSA